Proteins encoded by one window of Anoplopoma fimbria isolate UVic2021 breed Golden Eagle Sablefish chromosome 23, Afim_UVic_2022, whole genome shotgun sequence:
- the LOC129112833 gene encoding LHFPL tetraspan subfamily member 3 protein-like, with amino-acid sequence MIPGAPGTTTTMLPASEAAKIYQTNYVRNSRAIGVLWAIFTILFAIVNVVCFIQPYWIGDGMDTPQAGYFGLFHYCIGNGLSRDLTCQGSFTEFSTIPSGAFKAASFFIGMSMVLVLTCIGCFALFFFCSTGTVYKICGWMQLAAESEYYHTLNEARS; translated from the coding sequence ATGATCCCCGGGGCCCCCGGCACGACCACCACCATGCTCCCCGCCTCCGAGGCTGCCAAAATCTACCAGACCAACTACGTGCGCAACTCCCGCGCCATCGGCGTCCTATGGGCCATCTTCACCATCCTCTTCGCCATCGTCAACGTGGTGTGCTTCATCCAGCCGTACTGGATCGGAGACGGCATGGACACCCCGCAGGCGGGTTACTTCGGTCTGTTCCACTACTGCATCGGGAACGGGCTGTCCCGGGACTTGACCTGTCAGGGCAGCTTCACCGAGTTCAGCACCATCCCGTCCGGTGCGTTCAAGGCCGCCTCCTTCTTCATCGGCATGTCCATGGTGCTGGTCCTCACCTGCATCGGCTGCTtcgctctcttcttcttctgcagcacCGGCACCGTGTACAAGATCTGCGGCTGGATGCAGCTGGCTGCAG